From a single Intestinibaculum porci genomic region:
- a CDS encoding alpha-amylase family protein, which yields MIDPNWEPEFKERLEKNYDELKWLYAEIYNNNEQAFNYFCSMLHQYYQERSPELKEWDEAREAVPDWYRGNDMVGELMYTQCFNKNLKGVKEKLPYLKECHINYLHLMPLLQSPKDRSDGGYAVSDFRKVQPELGTMEDLADLASECHKNGMSVCLDFVMNHTSEDHEWAVRARRGEKEYQDRYFFFDNWNIPDEFEKTVPQVFPTTAPGNFSWCEEAQKVVMTTFYPYQWDLNYANPTVFNDMTANMLFLCNHGVDIIRLDAVPYIWKTLGTNCRNLPQVHTLVRIMHIAADIVCPGTLLLGEVVMEPSKVVPYFGTVEKPECQMLYNVTTMCTTWHTVATKDVRLLRHQMESVFALPKQYTFLNYLRCHDDIGWGLDFDFLRQFGIEEVSHKKFLNDYFKGALWESQSRGELYNDDPRLGDARMCGTTASLCGIEAAVYEDNKWKLKMAVDLDITLHAFLFTQSGIPVLYSGDEIGQLNDYTYHDDPVKWDDSRYLHRGNLNWEHVAMRNDLSTRQGQVYQAIKRLIEIRASYDVFDSNADTWIVEPWNDHILGIGRYYNDQKLIALFNFADDEQTAWINEEEDYVELMTGRMMEAKAVNMPPHSFVWLLHDFNPKSIKEEAPDFEAIKKMEAQRAADEAQEAKRVAEAAAKRAAEKEAAAARAEAEARELEAQRKEKEAAIAKAKAEDAAKKKAEAEKAKKLEEEAKARVEAEEKEKAAKLAAQAEVEKAKKETAKPAAKAAPKATAKKKTAAKKPRSSTTKRKARK from the coding sequence GTGATTGATCCAAACTGGGAACCAGAGTTCAAAGAACGTCTGGAGAAAAACTATGATGAATTAAAGTGGTTATACGCCGAAATTTATAATAACAATGAACAGGCATTTAATTATTTCTGCTCTATGCTGCATCAGTATTATCAGGAAAGAAGTCCGGAATTAAAAGAATGGGACGAAGCGCGTGAAGCTGTTCCTGACTGGTATCGCGGTAACGATATGGTTGGGGAACTGATGTATACACAGTGCTTCAATAAAAACTTAAAAGGTGTTAAAGAAAAGCTTCCTTATTTAAAGGAATGCCACATTAACTATTTACACTTAATGCCATTATTACAGTCACCAAAAGATCGTAGTGATGGCGGTTATGCCGTTTCTGATTTCCGCAAAGTACAGCCGGAATTAGGAACGATGGAAGACTTAGCTGATTTAGCGAGTGAATGTCATAAAAATGGGATGTCAGTCTGCTTAGACTTCGTTATGAACCATACGTCTGAAGACCATGAATGGGCCGTTCGTGCACGTCGTGGCGAAAAGGAATATCAGGATCGTTATTTCTTCTTTGATAACTGGAATATTCCTGATGAATTTGAAAAGACGGTACCACAGGTCTTCCCAACAACGGCTCCGGGTAACTTCTCATGGTGTGAAGAAGCACAGAAAGTCGTTATGACAACATTCTATCCATATCAGTGGGACTTAAACTATGCTAACCCAACAGTATTTAATGATATGACAGCCAACATGTTATTCCTTTGTAATCATGGTGTCGACATCATTCGTTTAGATGCGGTACCTTATATCTGGAAAACATTAGGGACGAACTGCCGTAACTTACCACAGGTGCATACGTTAGTTCGTATTATGCATATCGCAGCGGATATCGTTTGCCCGGGTACGTTATTATTAGGTGAAGTTGTTATGGAACCTTCAAAGGTTGTACCATACTTCGGAACAGTGGAAAAACCAGAATGTCAGATGTTATACAACGTTACGACGATGTGTACAACATGGCATACAGTAGCGACGAAAGATGTCCGTTTATTAAGACATCAGATGGAATCTGTGTTCGCTTTGCCTAAGCAGTATACTTTCTTAAACTATTTACGCTGTCACGATGATATCGGCTGGGGTCTTGATTTTGACTTCTTAAGACAGTTCGGTATTGAAGAAGTATCACATAAGAAGTTCTTAAATGATTACTTCAAAGGCGCTTTATGGGAATCACAGTCACGTGGTGAATTATACAATGATGACCCACGTTTAGGCGATGCCCGTATGTGCGGGACAACGGCTTCATTATGCGGCATCGAAGCTGCGGTTTATGAAGACAACAAATGGAAATTAAAGATGGCCGTTGATTTAGACATCACATTACATGCCTTCCTGTTTACGCAGAGCGGTATCCCTGTTTTATACAGCGGTGATGAAATCGGTCAGTTAAATGATTACACTTATCATGATGATCCTGTAAAATGGGATGATTCAAGATACTTACATCGTGGTAACCTGAACTGGGAACATGTTGCGATGCGTAACGATTTATCAACGCGTCAGGGTCAGGTTTATCAGGCAATCAAACGTTTAATCGAAATCCGTGCGTCTTATGATGTTTTCGATTCCAATGCCGATACTTGGATCGTTGAACCTTGGAATGATCATATCTTAGGGATCGGTCGTTACTATAACGATCAGAAGCTGATTGCCTTATTCAACTTCGCAGATGATGAACAGACAGCTTGGATCAACGAAGAAGAAGACTATGTTGAATTAATGACTGGTCGCATGATGGAAGCGAAAGCTGTCAATATGCCTCCACATAGCTTCGTTTGGTTACTTCACGACTTTAATCCAAAGAGCATTAAAGAAGAAGCGCCCGATTTTGAAGCCATTAAAAAGATGGAAGCTCAGCGCGCTGCTGATGAAGCTCAGGAAGCGAAACGTGTGGCGGAAGCCGCTGCTAAAAGAGCGGCTGAAAAAGAAGCGGCCGCTGCTCGCGCCGAAGCTGAAGCGCGTGAATTAGAAGCACAGCGTAAAGAAAAAGAAGCGGCCATCGCGAAAGCTAAAGCGGAAGATGCGGCAAAAAAGAAAGCCGAAGCGGAAAAAGCAAAAAAGCTTGAAGAAGAAGCCAAAGCGCGCGTAGAAGCCGAAGAAAAAGAAAAAGCTGCAAAATTAGCAGCGCAGGCAGAAGTTGAAAAGGCGAAAAAGGAAACAGCGAAACCAGCTGCCAAAGCTGCGCCTAAAGCAACTGCCAAAAAGAAAACAGCTGCGAAAAAACCAAGAAGCAGTACAACAAAGAGAAAGGCAAGAAAATAA
- a CDS encoding HAD family hydrolase yields MAEKLIFLDIDGTLTEAGSNVPPDSALKAMELAKAAGNKVFLCTGRNVGMLSPLLKYGFDGLVALGGGYVTVGDEVIFDCPMTNEQRDIALDVLKRNGVFRTIEARDATFGDESLGDFLKDADGGNSEIERWRKALAEGLGIRPISEYDGRPIYKVVIMCTQSSQLDEAKALLEKDFAFMIQDVSAHNCLNGDLVNRKFDKGQGIKRICEKLGVPIENTYGFGDSMNDKEMIETVGTSVVMENGSPQLKAIADLVTDSVTDDGLYKAFEKLGLFE; encoded by the coding sequence ATGGCAGAAAAGTTAATTTTCTTGGACATTGATGGAACATTGACCGAAGCAGGATCGAATGTTCCTCCTGATAGCGCACTGAAAGCGATGGAATTAGCCAAAGCTGCCGGTAATAAGGTCTTCTTATGTACCGGCCGCAATGTCGGGATGCTTTCGCCACTTCTCAAATATGGATTTGATGGATTAGTAGCACTTGGCGGCGGATATGTAACCGTTGGAGACGAAGTCATCTTTGATTGTCCGATGACAAATGAGCAGCGAGATATCGCGTTAGATGTCTTAAAGCGTAATGGGGTATTTAGAACCATTGAAGCCCGCGATGCTACATTCGGGGATGAAAGCTTAGGCGATTTCTTAAAAGATGCCGATGGCGGCAACTCAGAAATCGAAAGATGGCGTAAAGCCTTAGCAGAAGGATTAGGCATCCGTCCAATCAGTGAATATGATGGACGTCCAATTTATAAAGTAGTAATTATGTGTACTCAGAGTTCACAGCTGGATGAAGCGAAAGCGTTATTAGAAAAAGATTTCGCCTTCATGATCCAGGATGTGTCTGCGCACAACTGTCTGAATGGGGACTTAGTCAATCGGAAATTTGACAAAGGACAGGGAATTAAGCGCATCTGCGAAAAACTCGGTGTACCAATTGAAAATACGTATGGTTTTGGCGATTCGATGAATGATAAAGAAATGATCGAAACCGTTGGCACCAGCGTCGTCATGGAAAACGGCTCACCACAGTTAAAGGCGATTGCCGACTTAGTGACCGATTCCGTTACTGATGACGGTCTTTACAAAGCTTTTGAAAAGCTTGGTTTGTTTGAATAG
- a CDS encoding PTS beta-glucoside transporter subunit IIBCA, giving the protein MALDYRKCAEEIYSHLGGKDNIASAAHCATRLRLAIVDINKVDTKALENVEGVQGVFSSNGQLQCIIGTGTVNHVYDEFLAVTGLTAASKEDVKAAAAANQPLPQRMVKTLGDVFVPILPAIVASGLMMGLVEALGKAFPGFAQTDWYNFLDMVSNTAFAYLPVIVAVSSARVFGGNIFLGAVIGLLMIHSALLNGWNVGSKDAINSFFGVKDGVIPTWNLFGNAKIGNYVIGSIRRTGYQGHVIPVIISVWFMSKIEKKLHDVVPAVIDLFVTPLTTVIVTSLLTFVVIGPIFSTLETYVLEGAKVLITVGFGVGAGVMGAVYPVTVVMGLHHMYNVIEAGLLASKEFGNLNIWMPIASAANFAQFGACLAVAVKTKNPKMKTVAVPSALSASLGITEPAIFGVNLRLMKPFIAGMVGGAVGAWFGSFTHLGASAYGVTGIPGYLTINNPLVYTIELAIAAGIAFAGTMVFWHEDPADLPDAAVEKMEAPTEVAFETDKGKVIAPVNGKIVPASAIPDPMFAAETMGPSIGIEPTQGRVYAPFNGTVSMIFPTKHAIGIVSDEGIELLIHVGVDTVNMEGKGFESTVNQGDKITQGQVLLEFDRSEIKAAGYSDTVVVVITNKDALKEIKKAAE; this is encoded by the coding sequence ATGGCACTAGATTACAGAAAATGTGCAGAAGAAATTTACAGCCACTTAGGCGGTAAAGACAATATTGCTTCTGCAGCACACTGTGCGACTCGTCTGAGACTGGCTATTGTTGATATCAATAAAGTCGATACGAAAGCACTTGAAAACGTAGAAGGGGTACAGGGCGTATTCAGTTCGAATGGTCAGTTACAGTGTATCATTGGGACCGGGACTGTAAACCATGTCTACGATGAATTCTTAGCTGTTACAGGTTTAACAGCTGCATCTAAGGAAGACGTAAAAGCAGCGGCCGCTGCTAACCAGCCATTACCACAGCGTATGGTGAAGACTTTAGGGGACGTCTTCGTACCAATCTTACCAGCCATCGTTGCTTCTGGTTTAATGATGGGGTTAGTCGAAGCTTTAGGTAAAGCTTTCCCTGGTTTCGCTCAGACTGACTGGTACAACTTCCTTGATATGGTATCTAATACAGCATTTGCTTACTTACCAGTTATTGTCGCTGTTTCTTCAGCCCGCGTCTTTGGCGGTAATATCTTCTTAGGCGCTGTTATCGGTTTATTAATGATCCACTCTGCTTTACTAAACGGCTGGAATGTCGGTTCTAAGGATGCCATCAATAGTTTCTTCGGTGTCAAAGATGGCGTCATTCCTACTTGGAACTTATTTGGTAATGCAAAAATTGGTAACTATGTCATCGGTTCAATTCGTCGTACAGGTTATCAGGGTCACGTCATCCCAGTTATTATCTCTGTCTGGTTCATGTCTAAAATCGAAAAGAAATTACATGACGTCGTACCAGCTGTCATTGACTTATTCGTTACACCATTAACAACAGTTATTGTGACTTCATTATTAACATTCGTTGTTATTGGTCCAATCTTCTCGACTCTTGAAACTTATGTACTGGAAGGCGCAAAAGTCTTAATCACTGTCGGCTTCGGTGTTGGTGCCGGGGTAATGGGTGCTGTTTACCCAGTAACCGTTGTTATGGGTCTGCATCATATGTACAACGTTATCGAAGCTGGTTTATTAGCTTCTAAAGAATTTGGTAACTTAAATATCTGGATGCCAATCGCTTCGGCAGCTAACTTCGCTCAGTTTGGTGCCTGCTTAGCAGTCGCTGTTAAGACTAAGAATCCTAAGATGAAAACAGTCGCAGTTCCTTCAGCTTTATCTGCTTCATTAGGTATCACAGAACCTGCTATCTTCGGGGTTAACTTACGATTAATGAAACCATTTATCGCTGGTATGGTCGGCGGTGCTGTTGGTGCTTGGTTCGGTTCATTCACACACTTAGGTGCATCTGCTTATGGTGTTACTGGTATTCCTGGTTATTTAACAATCAACAACCCATTAGTTTATACAATCGAATTAGCAATTGCTGCCGGTATCGCTTTTGCTGGTACTATGGTCTTCTGGCATGAAGATCCAGCAGATTTACCAGACGCTGCCGTAGAAAAGATGGAAGCTCCAACTGAAGTAGCTTTCGAAACTGACAAAGGTAAAGTTATCGCTCCAGTTAATGGTAAGATCGTGCCTGCATCTGCTATCCCAGATCCAATGTTCGCTGCTGAAACTATGGGTCCATCAATTGGTATTGAACCAACTCAAGGACGTGTTTACGCACCATTCAATGGTACTGTATCAATGATCTTCCCAACGAAACATGCCATCGGTATCGTTTCTGATGAAGGTATTGAATTATTAATCCACGTTGGTGTTGATACTGTTAACATGGAAGGTAAAGGATTCGAATCAACTGTTAACCAGGGTGATAAGATCACTCAGGGTCAGGTATTATTAGAATTCGACCGTTCAGAAATCAAAGCAGCTGGCTACTCTGATACTGTTGTCGTTGTTATTACCAACAAAGACGCTTTAAAAGAAATCAAAAAAGCTGCTGAATAA
- a CDS encoding HPr family phosphocarrier protein, protein MKEFIYVMQDPEGNHARPAGKVVAIAKNYQSKASLWIGDQSYDLKKLLSFMSAPIKKGDEVVIRVEGDDEDIAADTLKKEFEEAFKG, encoded by the coding sequence ATGAAAGAATTTATCTACGTTATGCAGGATCCTGAAGGCAACCATGCCCGTCCTGCTGGAAAAGTTGTCGCGATTGCGAAAAACTATCAGTCGAAAGCTTCTTTATGGATTGGTGATCAGTCTTATGATTTAAAGAAGTTATTATCCTTCATGTCTGCGCCTATTAAAAAAGGTGATGAAGTAGTCATCCGCGTAGAAGGTGACGATGAAGACATCGCAGCCGATACCTTAAAGAAAGAATTCGAAGAAGCCTTCAAAGGCTAA
- the rsmA gene encoding 16S rRNA (adenine(1518)-N(6)/adenine(1519)-N(6))-dimethyltransferase RsmA, whose translation MRNIAKKSNTLDILNKYHLTAAKKYGQNFLVDPHIIEKIASCAPITKDTYVIEIGPGIGALTEALALRAKKVICFEIDERLKPVLADTLADYDNVEIIFEDFMKADLDGLVTSLHSDDVCVVTNLPYYITSDIITKVVTAQSQIHHMAAMVQKEVALKLTRDKSPLTLMIDYVGSIDYAMTVSKNVFIPAPHVDSAVFTITKERTIPLDLCELIKGAFKQKRKTILNNMKPFFNDVRKALAACGIDPTKRPADLSIEDYVALNQERRNHES comes from the coding sequence ATGAGAAATATAGCGAAAAAATCCAATACCCTAGACATATTAAACAAATATCATTTAACTGCGGCCAAAAAGTATGGCCAGAACTTTTTAGTCGATCCCCATATCATTGAAAAGATCGCTTCCTGTGCGCCGATTACGAAAGATACGTACGTCATTGAAATCGGTCCTGGCATCGGCGCTTTAACCGAAGCATTAGCTTTGCGCGCGAAAAAGGTGATCTGCTTTGAAATTGATGAGCGCCTGAAACCTGTTTTAGCGGATACCTTGGCAGATTATGATAATGTGGAAATCATCTTTGAAGATTTCATGAAAGCAGATTTAGATGGCTTAGTGACCTCATTACATTCAGATGATGTCTGCGTCGTTACCAATCTGCCTTACTATATCACCAGTGATATTATTACCAAGGTCGTTACCGCGCAAAGTCAGATTCATCATATGGCGGCGATGGTGCAAAAAGAAGTCGCGCTCAAGTTAACGCGCGATAAAAGTCCGTTGACTTTAATGATCGATTATGTCGGATCGATTGATTATGCCATGACTGTTTCTAAAAACGTCTTTATTCCCGCGCCTCATGTCGATAGTGCGGTCTTCACGATCACGAAAGAAAGAACGATTCCATTAGATTTATGTGAACTGATCAAAGGCGCATTTAAACAAAAACGCAAAACCATTCTCAATAATATGAAGCCTTTCTTTAATGATGTGCGAAAGGCGTTAGCGGCGTGCGGTATTGATCCGACTAAGCGCCCCGCTGATTTATCGATTGAGGATTATGTAGCCCTCAACCAGGAAAGGAGAAACCATGAAAGTTAA
- the ispE gene encoding 4-(cytidine 5'-diphospho)-2-C-methyl-D-erythritol kinase — MKVKAYAKVNLALDVVRKREDGYHDLEMIMSPITLHDLIIIEKIPEGIALTANTYRVPTDERNIMYKVAALMIERYHIHGGVKMHVYKHIPSQAGLAGGSADGAAVIRAINKLYKLHLSLAQMADLGKEVGADIPFCIYNKLAVVKGIGEKLDFIKTHDFSAHLLLVKPKKGVSTKRCFESLDIPHASHPDIEKMAHGIRTVNYEEVITSLGNTLETPSLEMVKDIATIKQELLDFGFDGALMSGSGSCVFGITKDESLFDEAIPYFRKKYPFVRRTEILDEFHI; from the coding sequence ATGAAAGTTAAAGCTTATGCCAAAGTCAACCTGGCTTTAGATGTTGTCCGTAAAAGAGAAGACGGCTATCATGATCTGGAGATGATCATGTCACCCATTACGCTGCATGATCTGATTATTATTGAAAAGATTCCCGAAGGCATCGCTCTCACCGCCAATACTTATCGCGTGCCTACTGATGAACGTAATATTATGTATAAAGTGGCCGCTTTGATGATTGAACGTTATCATATTCATGGCGGAGTGAAAATGCATGTGTATAAACATATTCCTTCACAGGCTGGTTTAGCTGGCGGCAGCGCTGATGGCGCTGCGGTGATTCGGGCTATCAATAAACTTTATAAACTGCACTTATCGTTGGCCCAAATGGCCGACTTAGGCAAAGAAGTCGGGGCCGATATCCCTTTCTGCATTTACAACAAATTGGCAGTGGTGAAAGGGATCGGCGAAAAATTAGACTTTATCAAAACCCATGATTTTTCTGCGCATTTGCTTTTAGTGAAACCAAAGAAGGGGGTTTCCACCAAACGCTGTTTTGAATCCTTAGATATTCCCCATGCGTCTCATCCAGATATTGAAAAGATGGCGCATGGCATCCGCACTGTTAACTATGAGGAAGTCATTACCTCTTTAGGCAATACCTTAGAGACGCCATCATTAGAAATGGTCAAAGATATTGCGACGATCAAACAGGAATTATTAGATTTTGGCTTTGATGGGGCATTAATGAGCGGCAGCGGCAGCTGTGTCTTTGGCATTACCAAAGATGAATCATTGTTTGATGAAGCGATTCCTTATTTTCGAAAGAAATACCCGTTTGTCAGACGGACAGAGATCTTAGATGAATTCCACATCTAA
- a CDS encoding bifunctional UDP-N-acetylglucosamine diphosphorylase/glucosamine-1-phosphate N-acetyltransferase GlmU: MNVYAIVLAAGKGTRMKSDKPKVVHEVLYKPMINHVVDELKKLGVDETIVIVGHKADEVKALLNDDVKTVYQKEQLGTGHAVLMAKDVLGDKEGMTLVLNGDAPLIRVETLKGMIEAHQQAHNMATVMSADCDPSTHYGRIVKENGQVKGIVEFKDLQSDQMDITEMNTGEYCFDNQALFEALSKVSNENAQNEYYLTDVIGIMNDEGKKVDAYKIEDFNEVGGVNDRVALEESTKMLQKRINQQWLTAGVSIIDASTTYIGRDVVIGADSVIEPGCIIRGHSTIGKNCHIGPYCVLDDVTLEDNTVVEAFTKR; the protein is encoded by the coding sequence ATGAATGTCTATGCAATCGTTTTAGCGGCGGGTAAAGGTACCCGTATGAAATCAGACAAGCCAAAGGTTGTTCATGAAGTTTTATACAAACCAATGATCAATCATGTGGTGGATGAACTTAAGAAACTTGGTGTGGATGAAACGATCGTGATCGTCGGACATAAGGCTGATGAAGTGAAGGCATTATTAAATGATGATGTCAAAACGGTTTATCAGAAAGAGCAGTTAGGAACAGGTCATGCTGTCTTAATGGCGAAAGATGTCTTAGGCGACAAAGAAGGGATGACACTCGTCTTAAATGGTGATGCACCATTAATCAGAGTAGAAACCTTAAAAGGAATGATCGAAGCACATCAGCAGGCTCATAACATGGCTACCGTGATGAGTGCTGACTGTGATCCTTCAACCCATTACGGTCGTATTGTGAAAGAAAATGGTCAGGTCAAAGGAATCGTGGAATTCAAGGATCTGCAGAGCGATCAGATGGATATCACTGAAATGAATACTGGTGAATACTGCTTTGACAATCAGGCACTGTTTGAAGCCTTATCAAAGGTTTCTAACGAAAATGCTCAGAATGAATACTATTTAACTGATGTCATCGGCATTATGAATGACGAAGGCAAGAAAGTTGATGCGTATAAGATTGAAGACTTCAATGAAGTCGGCGGGGTCAATGATCGTGTCGCTTTGGAAGAATCAACCAAGATGTTACAAAAACGTATCAATCAGCAGTGGCTTACAGCCGGCGTCAGCATCATCGATGCGAGCACGACTTATATCGGTCGTGATGTGGTGATCGGCGCAGATAGCGTGATTGAACCAGGCTGTATTATTCGCGGTCATAGTACTATTGGAAAGAATTGTCATATTGGTCCGTATTGCGTCCTTGATGACGTGACATTAGAAGACAATACGGTGGTAGAAGCTTTTACAAAAAGATAA
- a CDS encoding ribose-phosphate diphosphokinase → MKNQITIFALSASQQLAEDIAGILGTEVGKSKVHHFADGEILVEIGESVRGKDVFIVQSTCNPVTENLMEILVLCDALKRASARQITAVIPYFGYARQDRKAKPRQPITSKLVADLLTTAGVDRVVTIDLHARQIQGFFDIPVDEMQALPLICKYFKEQNLEDLCVVSPDHGGATRARQMSEFFDCPIAIIDKRRPKPNVAEVMGIIGDVEGKNCILIDDMIDTAGTITAGVDMLKKKGAKDVYIACSHGVLSGPAIDRLKSCDAKEIVITDTIPLPKEKQFDRMKVVTVADLLAHTIDNIENNLPVSDVVKRYGWNQD, encoded by the coding sequence ATGAAAAATCAAATTACAATCTTTGCCTTATCGGCTAGTCAGCAGTTAGCTGAAGATATCGCCGGGATCTTAGGAACAGAAGTAGGAAAAAGCAAGGTACATCATTTCGCTGATGGTGAAATCTTAGTTGAAATCGGAGAATCTGTTCGTGGTAAGGATGTCTTTATCGTGCAGTCTACATGTAATCCAGTTACCGAAAACTTAATGGAAATCTTAGTCTTATGTGACGCTTTAAAACGTGCATCTGCGCGTCAGATCACTGCGGTTATCCCATATTTCGGTTATGCTCGTCAGGATCGTAAAGCGAAACCTAGACAGCCAATCACTTCAAAATTAGTAGCTGATTTATTAACGACTGCTGGTGTTGATCGCGTGGTAACGATCGATTTACATGCCCGTCAGATTCAGGGCTTCTTCGATATCCCTGTTGATGAAATGCAGGCTTTACCATTAATCTGTAAATACTTCAAAGAACAGAATTTAGAAGACTTATGCGTTGTCTCTCCAGACCATGGCGGAGCAACCAGAGCGCGTCAGATGTCTGAATTCTTCGATTGTCCAATCGCGATCATCGATAAACGTAGACCTAAACCAAATGTGGCCGAAGTTATGGGCATCATTGGTGATGTTGAAGGCAAAAACTGTATCTTAATTGATGATATGATCGATACTGCTGGCACAATTACTGCCGGGGTGGATATGTTAAAGAAAAAAGGCGCTAAAGATGTTTACATCGCTTGCTCACATGGGGTTTTAAGCGGACCTGCAATTGATCGTTTAAAAAGCTGTGATGCCAAGGAAATCGTTATTACTGACACCATTCCATTACCAAAAGAAAAACAGTTCGATCGTATGAAAGTCGTTACTGTCGCTGATTTATTAGCCCATACGATTGATAACATCGAAAACAATTTACCAGTTTCTGATGTCGTAAAAAGATACGGCTGGAACCAGGACTAA
- a CDS encoding TatD family hydrolase, which translates to MYYNTHTHLNAKELYPTRDTYIAHAHEAGVTRMTVVGYDVSSSRLAVMIAHEYEGIVATVGISPNDCEETTDEDLAIIKELAKDPKVVAIGEIGLDYHYDVPKDKQRDVFAKQMAFAQEYHLPIVIHCRDAYEECFQMLESSSLKGIMHCYSGSDQMALRFIKLGFYISLAGPVTFKNAKMPKLVAQNVPLDRLLIETDDPYMAPVPLRGTTNEPANCVYIAQKIAELKGISVEDVASTTYHNALDIFGLKE; encoded by the coding sequence ATGTATTATAATACACATACTCATCTAAACGCTAAGGAGCTGTATCCTACCCGTGATACCTATATTGCCCATGCCCATGAAGCCGGCGTGACAAGAATGACAGTCGTTGGCTATGATGTGTCCTCTTCGCGTTTAGCCGTTATGATAGCGCATGAATATGAAGGCATCGTGGCCACTGTAGGCATTTCCCCTAATGACTGTGAAGAGACCACTGACGAAGATTTAGCGATCATTAAAGAATTAGCCAAGGATCCGAAAGTTGTGGCGATTGGTGAGATCGGTTTAGATTATCATTATGATGTGCCCAAAGATAAACAAAGAGATGTCTTTGCCAAGCAAATGGCTTTTGCGCAAGAATATCACTTACCCATTGTCATTCACTGCCGTGATGCTTATGAAGAATGTTTTCAGATGCTGGAATCCTCTTCTTTAAAAGGCATTATGCACTGTTATTCAGGCTCTGATCAGATGGCTTTACGCTTTATCAAGTTAGGTTTCTATATCTCATTAGCCGGACCAGTGACTTTCAAAAATGCGAAGATGCCTAAATTGGTTGCCCAAAATGTGCCATTAGATCGTTTACTAATTGAAACCGATGATCCTTATATGGCGCCGGTGCCACTACGCGGCACGACCAATGAACCCGCTAACTGTGTGTACATTGCGCAGAAGATTGCGGAGCTTAAAGGCATCTCAGTTGAAGACGTCGCTTCAACGACATACCACAATGCGTTAGATATCTTTGGCCTGAAAGAATAA
- the efp gene encoding elongation factor P, whose product MAILAGDFRTGLTLTIDGDPWVVLDFQHVKPGKGAAILKTKMKNLKTGATQERNFNASTKFEPATIVKKVASYSYAADGTYYFMDTETYDMYELSEEQVGFTKYFLTEGMEVNLLFFEGDLLTLSVPEKVEVTIAETAPAIKGAPSNQTKDAVTDTGLKILVPQFIAEGEKVVVYTADGKYAGRA is encoded by the coding sequence ATGGCTATTTTAGCAGGTGATTTTAGAACCGGTTTAACTTTAACAATTGATGGCGACCCATGGGTTGTCTTAGATTTCCAGCATGTTAAACCTGGAAAAGGAGCAGCCATCTTAAAAACAAAGATGAAAAACCTGAAAACAGGAGCAACTCAGGAACGTAACTTCAATGCGTCAACGAAGTTTGAACCAGCAACTATTGTGAAAAAGGTGGCTTCATATTCTTATGCAGCTGATGGAACATACTACTTCATGGATACCGAAACCTATGATATGTATGAATTATCAGAAGAACAGGTTGGTTTCACAAAGTACTTCTTAACTGAAGGTATGGAAGTTAACTTATTGTTCTTCGAAGGTGACTTATTAACCTTATCAGTTCCAGAAAAAGTGGAAGTAACGATTGCGGAAACTGCTCCAGCAATCAAAGGGGCACCATCAAACCAGACCAAAGATGCCGTTACTGATACTGGTTTAAAGATTTTAGTTCCTCAGTTCATCGCTGAAGGCGAAAAAGTTGTCGTATATACCGCTGATGGTAAATACGCAGGAAGAGCTTAA